The following nucleotide sequence is from Hydrogenophaga sp. PBL-H3.
TGGCACGTCGATCTACCACCCGTGGAAGCTGTTTGAGTGGTGGTTCTTCTTCGGCGCCTATGCGCCGGAGGTCTTCGACACCGGCGGTGCCATTGCCGGCGCCAGCGGCATGGTCGCCGTGGTCGTTGCCATCGCCATGTCGGTCTGGCGCTCGCGCCAGGCACGCATGGTCACGACCTACGGCTCGGCGCGATGGGCGAATGCGCACGACATTCGCAAGGCCGGCCTCACACAGCCTGCCGGCGTGTTCCTCGGTCAGCACGATCACCAGTACCTACGTCATGAAGGACCGGAACACGTCCTGACCTTCGCGCCCACGCGCTCGGGTAAAGGCGTGGGCCTAGTCATTCCCACACTCTTGAGTTGGCCGGCATCCGCCGTCATCCATGACATCAAGGGCGAGAACTGGAGCATCACCGCCGGCTGGCGTTCGCGTTTCTCGCACTGCCTGCTGTTCAACCCGACCGATGCGAAGTCGGCAGCCTACAACCCACTGCTGGAGGTGCGGCGCGGCGCGCATGAAGTGCGCGACGTTCAGAACATCGCGGACATTCTGGTCGATCCCGAAGGCGCGCTGGAGAAGCGCAACCATTGGGAAAAGACTTCGCACGCGCTGCTGGTCGGGGCCATCCTGCATGTGCTCTACGCGGGCGAAGACAAGACGCTGCGCGGCGTTGCCAACTTCCTGTCCGATCCGGCCAGCCCTTTCGAGCTGACCTTGCACCGGATGATGACCACGCCCCACCTGGGCGATGGCCCGCATCCGGTAGTCGCATCGGCTGCGCGCGAAGTGCTCAACAAGTCGGATAACGAGCGCTCCGGCGTGTTGAGCACCGCCATGTCGTTCCTCGGCCTGTACCGCGATCCCACGGTGGCCGAAGTCACTTCGCGCTGCGACTGGCGCATTGCCGACCTGATCGCGGCCGAACATCCGGTGTCGCTGTATCTGGTGGTGCCGCCTTCGGACATTTCGCGGACGAAACCGCTGATTCGCCTGATCCTCAACCAGATCGGGCGGCGCCTAACCGAATCGCTTGATGGCTCCGACGGCATCGCGCGCCGCCACAAGCTGCTGCTGATGCTCGACGAGTTCCCGGCGCTGGGCAGGCTCGATTTTTTCGAGACGGCGCTGGCCTTCATGGCGGGCTACGGCATCCGCAGCTTCCTCATCGCGCAGTCGCTCAACCAGATCGACAAAGCCTACGGCCAGAACCATTCGATTCTGGATAACTGCCATGTGCGCGTGACGTTCGCCACGAACGACGAACGCACGGCGAAGCGCATTTCCGAGACGCTGGGCACGGCCACCGAGCTGCGCGCGCAGCGCAACTACGCGGGCCACCGGCTCGCGCCGTGGCTGGGCCACTTGATGGTGTCGCGCCAGGAGACGGCCCGGCCGCTGCTGACGCCGGGCGAAGTCATGCAGCTTCCGCCCGACGAGGCGGTGGTCATGGTGTCCAGCGTGGCGCCGATCAAGGCGAAGAAGCTGCGCTACTACGCGGACGCCAATTTCAAGCGCCGCGTGCTGCCGCCGCCTGCACTGGCGAACGGGCAGTACGCGGACGCGCCGCCGTCGCGCTCGGATGATTGGAGCGGCCTGGCTATTCCCGCCATGCCCGTCGCGCCTGCGTCCGATACCGCTGAGGGCTTCGCTGCCTCTGCCGATGACGGTGGCCCACGCCGTCAACCCGAACTCTCCGAAACCGTCGCCTACGCCCCCGAGCTGGCCGTGCCGGCTGCCGACCTCGCGCTGCTCGATGACGACGACGACCTGCCGCTTCCCCTTCCTCGCCAGCTTGACCCGGCCATGCAGCGCACGGCGCGGCTGGCTTCCCTCGACCCCAACGACGGAATCGAGCTATGAGCCACTACCGCCTCAACCTGTTCATCCAGCCGGAGCACGCCAAGCGCCTGGACGAGCTGGCCGCCAAGAAAGGCGTGTCCAAGTCGTCCATCGTCGCGGCGGCGCTCGCATCGTGGTTGTCGCCTGATGCCGCCGACCAGCGCGAGGCGGCCATCGCCAAGCGGCTTGATCGCCTGTCGCGGCAGGCGGAGCGCATGGAGCGCGACCAGAACATCGCCATCGAAACGCTGGCGCTGTTCATCCGCTACTACCTGACCGTGAGCACGCCCGTTCCCGAGGCGCACCAAGACGCGGCTCGCGCCCAGGGCAAAGCACGCTTCGAGCAGTTCGTGGAGCAGCTTGGGCGCCACCTGCTACGCGGACGCAGCCTGGTGCGCGACGTGGTGGAGGAACTGCACCCCGATCCGATGCGGATGGAGGACGCGGCGGCAGTCGCCCAAGCACAGGAGCGTGCGTCATGAGCGCCGTTCCGCAATCCATGACCGCCACGTCGCTCGACCGGCGCATCCAGATGTTGCGCACGGCGATGGGGCCGCTGATCGCCGCCGCGCTCGAAGACCCGGACGTGGTGGAAGTCATGCTGAATCCCGACCGCACCCTTTGGGTGGATCGGCTTTCATCGGGGCGTGCGCCGATGGGCGTGGAGCTGTCCGAAGCGGACGGCGAGCGAATCATCCGTCTTGTGGCGGCCCACGTCGGCGCGGAAGTGCATCGCGGCCAGCCGCTGCTGTCGGCCGAGCTGCCCGAGACCGGCGAACGCTTCGAGGGCATCTTGCCGCCCGCCGCGCCGGGGCCAGCCTTCGCGCTGCGTAAGCGCGCCATCGGCGTGATCCCGCTGGAGCGGTACGTCATCGACGGGATGATGACCAGCGCGCAGGCGGGCTTTCTGGTACGGGCCGTGCGCGAGCGGCAGAACATCCTGATCGCCGGTGCCACCAGCAGCGGCAAGACGACCTTGGCCAATGCTCTCCTGGCCGAGATCGCCGCCACGGGCGACCGCGTTCTCGTGCTCGAAGACACGGTGGAACTGCAATGCGCGGCCCGCGACCACGTTCCGCTGCGCACGCGCGCAGGCGTGGTGTCCATGACCGAGCTGGTGCGTTCATCCATGCGCCTGCGACCTGATCGCGTCGTCGTCGGCGAGGTGCGCGGCGCCGAAGCACTGGATCTCATCAAGGTGTGGGGAACGGGCCACCCCGGCGGCATCGCCACGATCCACGCCGGTTCCGCGCTCGGCGCGCTGCTGCGCTTGGAGCAACTGATTCTCGAAGTGGCCGTGAACCCGCCGCGTGCGCTGATCGCTGAGGCGGTCAACGTGGTGATCTACATCGCCGGGCGTGGGCGCAAGCGCCGCATCGAGAGCATCGCCCGCGTCGTCGGCTTCGACGGCGTGGGCTACCAACTGGCGGACGCGATGGATGCGCCATTTCCCGAGCTGCCATCGCAGTCCGACCTTTCTTCCCCGTCCCTCAACCACCCTGGAGAACTGCCATGACGCAGATGCACGTTCCTGCTTTCCGTATTTTCGTAGATCCGCTTCCTCACCTGACCGGCTTGGCACGGCTGCGCAGCCTGGCACGCCCTGCGGGGCAAGGACTGCTGCTGGCCGCGCTGCTGCTGTTCATGGCCGGAACCGCGCAGGCCGCCGGTTCCTCGATGCCGTGGGAAGGCCCGCTGCAATCCATCCTCGAATCCATCCAGGGGCCGGTGGCGCGCATCGTCGCGGTCATCATCATCATCGCCACGGGCCTCGCGCTCGCCTTCGGCGACACGTCGGGCGGCTTTCGCAAGCTGATCCAGATCGTCTTCGGCCTGACCATCGCCTTCGCGGCTTCGAGCTTCTTCCTGTCGTTCTTCAGCTTCTCCGGCGGGGCCGTCGTATGAGTGCCCCGGATGCCTTTGCGGCCGGGTTTGAAGTGCCGCTGCATCGCTCGCTGACCGAGCCGATCCTGCTGGGCGGTGCGCCGCGCACGGTGGCGATCGCCAACGGCACGCTGGCCGCCGCTGTCGGCCTGGGCCTGCAACTGTGGATTCCGGGCGTGGTGCTCTGGGTTGTCGGCCATTCGCTGGCGGTATGGGGCGCGCGCGTCGATCCGCAGTTCATGCAGGTCTTCGCCCGGCACATCAAGCACCGCCCGCTACTGGACGTGTGAGGGGAGGACGCCGCGATGCTGAACCTCGCCGAATACCGCCAGCGCCCGGCCTTGCTTGCCGACTGGCTGCCCTGGGCCGGGCTGGTCGCACCGGGCGTCGTCTTGAACAAGGACGGCAGTTTCCAGCGCACGGCCCGGTTTCGCGGGCCTGACCTCGACAGCGCGACGCAAGGCGAGCTAATCGCCACGTCGGCGCGGTTGAACAACGCGCTGCGTCGCATGGGATCGGGCTGGGCGCTGTTCATCGAGGCCGAGCGCCGCGCCGCCGCCGACTATCCGCGCTCGGAGTTTCCCGAGCCGCTTTCGTGGCTGGTGGAGGAAGAACGCCGGGCCGCCTTCGAGGAATCGGGCAATCACTTCGAGAGCGGCTATCACCTGACGCTGCTTTACCTGCCGCCGGAAGAATCCCGCGCCCGTGCAGCCAAGATGCTCTACGAGAACACGCCGACGACCGGCGTGGACTGGCGCGAGCGGCTGCAAGCCTTCGTCGCGGAAACGGATCGCGTCTTTGACCTGCTCGACGGCGTGATGCCGGAGATCGCCTGGCTCGATGACAGCCAGACGCTGACCTACCTGCACGCGACCATCTCGACGCGGCGCTATCGCGTGGGCGTGCCCGAAGTGCCGTTCCACATCGACGCGCTGCTGACCGACTCGCCGCTGGTCGGTGGCCTGGCGCCCATGCTGGGCAACCAGCACCTGCGCGTGGTGTCGGTGCGAGGTTTCCCGACCTCGACCTGGCCGGGGATTCTGGATGACCTCAACCGCCTTGGCTTTGCGTACCGCTGGAGCACGCGCTTTCTCTGCCTCGACAAAGCCGAGGCGGAGAAAGAACTTTCCCGCCTGCGCCGCCAGTGGTTCGCCAAGCGCAAGAACGTCATCGCGCTGCTGCGCGAAACGATCTTCCAGCAGGAAAGCCCGCTGGTCGATACCGACGCCAACAACAAGGCCGCCGATGCGGACGCTGCCTTGCAGGAGTTGGGCAGCGATCAAGTCGCCTTCGGCTACCTGACGGCGACCGTCACCGTCATGGACGAGGACGCCGCCGTGGCGGACGAGAAGCTGCGCATGGTGGAGCGCGTCATCCAGGGCCGGGGCTTCGTGACCATTCCCGAAGCGCTCAACGCCGTGGATGCGTGGCTGTCGTCCATTCCGGGCAACGCCTACGCCAACGTGCGCCAGCCCATCGTCTCGACGCTGAATCTTGCGCACCTGATGCCGGTGTCGGCGGTGTGGGCAGGGCCGGAGAAGAACTACCACCTCGACGGCCCGCCGCTGATCGTCACGCGCACCGAGGGCGCGACGCCGTTCCGGCTGGTGACGCACATCGGCGATGTGGGGCATACGCTGGTGGCTGGCCCGACCGGCATGGGCAAGTCGGTTCTGCTCGCCACGCTGGCGATGCAGTTCCGCCGCTATCGCGGTTCGCGCATCTTCGCCTTCGACATGGGCCGCTCGATGCGGGCCACGATCCTGGGCCTGGGCGGCGAGCACTACGACCTGGGCACGGATGGCGAAATCGCCTTCCAGCCACTGGCACGCATCGACCGCGAGGGCTACCGCACCTGGGCCGCCGAATGGATCGAAGGCCGCTTGCTGCACGAAGGCGTGGCGGTCGGCCCCGACGAGAAGGCGGCTATCTGGTCGGCGCTGGGAAGTCTCGCCGGGGCGCCGGTGGAGCAGCGCACGATGACGGGGCTTTCCGTGCTGTTGCAATCGAACACGCTGCGGCAGGCGCTGTCGCCTTATGTGCTCGGCGGTGCCCACGGCAAGCTGCTGGACGCCGACCACGACCGGCTGGGCACGGCCGACGTGCAGTGCTTCGAGATGGAGGAGCTGATGCACAGCAAGGCCGCCGTCATGGCCGTGCTGCATTACCTCTTTGCGCGTTTTGATGAACGCTTCGACGGGGCGCCCACGCTGCTGATCCTCGACGAAGCATGGCTGTTCCTCGATGACCCGGTGTTTGCCGCGCGTATCCGCCAGTGGCTCAAGACACTGCGCAAGAAGAACGTCAGCGTCATATTCGCCACGCAGAGCCTTGCCGACATCAAGGATTCGAGCATCGCACCCGCGATCATCGAAAGCTGCGCGAGTCGGATTTTCTTGCCCAACCCGCAGGCGACCGAGCCGCAGATTCGCACGATCTACGAGGGCTTCGGCCTCAACAGGCGGCAGATCGAAATCGTCGCCACCGCGCAGCCCAAGCGCGACTACTACTACCAATCCCGCCTCGGCAACCGCCTGTTCGACCTCGACCTGGGGCCGGCGGCGCTGGCCTTCGCGGGCGCTTCCACGCCGCAAGACCAGCGCGACATAGACCGCGTGCTGCTGGACGCCGGCGTGCCCGGTTTCGCGGGTGCCTGGCTTCGCCACCGCGGCCTCGATTGGGCGGCCGACCTGCTGCCCTCGTTCCCCGGCCTCGCGCCGGGTTCCCTCGCTGACCAACCCCTGGAGAACCTGCCATGAAAAAGCGTCTTATTGCCGC
It contains:
- a CDS encoding conjugal transfer protein TraG translates to MQGTNVLFGQIAVVFGIVIAGVWGATQWTAAALGYQVRLGSPWFDFLGTSIYHPWKLFEWWFFFGAYAPEVFDTGGAIAGASGMVAVVVAIAMSVWRSRQARMVTTYGSARWANAHDIRKAGLTQPAGVFLGQHDHQYLRHEGPEHVLTFAPTRSGKGVGLVIPTLLSWPASAVIHDIKGENWSITAGWRSRFSHCLLFNPTDAKSAAYNPLLEVRRGAHEVRDVQNIADILVDPEGALEKRNHWEKTSHALLVGAILHVLYAGEDKTLRGVANFLSDPASPFELTLHRMMTTPHLGDGPHPVVASAAREVLNKSDNERSGVLSTAMSFLGLYRDPTVAEVTSRCDWRIADLIAAEHPVSLYLVVPPSDISRTKPLIRLILNQIGRRLTESLDGSDGIARRHKLLLMLDEFPALGRLDFFETALAFMAGYGIRSFLIAQSLNQIDKAYGQNHSILDNCHVRVTFATNDERTAKRISETLGTATELRAQRNYAGHRLAPWLGHLMVSRQETARPLLTPGEVMQLPPDEAVVMVSSVAPIKAKKLRYYADANFKRRVLPPPALANGQYADAPPSRSDDWSGLAIPAMPVAPASDTAEGFAASADDGGPRRQPELSETVAYAPELAVPAADLALLDDDDDLPLPLPRQLDPAMQRTARLASLDPNDGIEL
- a CDS encoding ribbon-helix-helix protein, CopG family — encoded protein: MSHYRLNLFIQPEHAKRLDELAAKKGVSKSSIVAAALASWLSPDAADQREAAIAKRLDRLSRQAERMERDQNIAIETLALFIRYYLTVSTPVPEAHQDAARAQGKARFEQFVEQLGRHLLRGRSLVRDVVEELHPDPMRMEDAAAVAQAQERAS
- the trbB gene encoding P-type conjugative transfer ATPase TrbB gives rise to the protein MSAVPQSMTATSLDRRIQMLRTAMGPLIAAALEDPDVVEVMLNPDRTLWVDRLSSGRAPMGVELSEADGERIIRLVAAHVGAEVHRGQPLLSAELPETGERFEGILPPAAPGPAFALRKRAIGVIPLERYVIDGMMTSAQAGFLVRAVRERQNILIAGATSSGKTTLANALLAEIAATGDRVLVLEDTVELQCAARDHVPLRTRAGVVSMTELVRSSMRLRPDRVVVGEVRGAEALDLIKVWGTGHPGGIATIHAGSALGALLRLEQLILEVAVNPPRALIAEAVNVVIYIAGRGRKRRIESIARVVGFDGVGYQLADAMDAPFPELPSQSDLSSPSLNHPGELP
- a CDS encoding TrbC/VirB2 family protein yields the protein MTQMHVPAFRIFVDPLPHLTGLARLRSLARPAGQGLLLAALLLFMAGTAQAAGSSMPWEGPLQSILESIQGPVARIVAVIIIIATGLALAFGDTSGGFRKLIQIVFGLTIAFAASSFFLSFFSFSGGAVV
- a CDS encoding VirB3 family type IV secretion system protein yields the protein MSAPDAFAAGFEVPLHRSLTEPILLGGAPRTVAIANGTLAAAVGLGLQLWIPGVVLWVVGHSLAVWGARVDPQFMQVFARHIKHRPLLDV
- the trbE gene encoding conjugal transfer protein TrbE, with translation MLNLAEYRQRPALLADWLPWAGLVAPGVVLNKDGSFQRTARFRGPDLDSATQGELIATSARLNNALRRMGSGWALFIEAERRAAADYPRSEFPEPLSWLVEEERRAAFEESGNHFESGYHLTLLYLPPEESRARAAKMLYENTPTTGVDWRERLQAFVAETDRVFDLLDGVMPEIAWLDDSQTLTYLHATISTRRYRVGVPEVPFHIDALLTDSPLVGGLAPMLGNQHLRVVSVRGFPTSTWPGILDDLNRLGFAYRWSTRFLCLDKAEAEKELSRLRRQWFAKRKNVIALLRETIFQQESPLVDTDANNKAADADAALQELGSDQVAFGYLTATVTVMDEDAAVADEKLRMVERVIQGRGFVTIPEALNAVDAWLSSIPGNAYANVRQPIVSTLNLAHLMPVSAVWAGPEKNYHLDGPPLIVTRTEGATPFRLVTHIGDVGHTLVAGPTGMGKSVLLATLAMQFRRYRGSRIFAFDMGRSMRATILGLGGEHYDLGTDGEIAFQPLARIDREGYRTWAAEWIEGRLLHEGVAVGPDEKAAIWSALGSLAGAPVEQRTMTGLSVLLQSNTLRQALSPYVLGGAHGKLLDADHDRLGTADVQCFEMEELMHSKAAVMAVLHYLFARFDERFDGAPTLLILDEAWLFLDDPVFAARIRQWLKTLRKKNVSVIFATQSLADIKDSSIAPAIIESCASRIFLPNPQATEPQIRTIYEGFGLNRRQIEIVATAQPKRDYYYQSRLGNRLFDLDLGPAALAFAGASTPQDQRDIDRVLLDAGVPGFAGAWLRHRGLDWAADLLPSFPGLAPGSLADQPLENLP